A genomic stretch from Haemophilus parainfluenzae ATCC 33392 includes:
- the pntB gene encoding Re/Si-specific NAD(P)(+) transhydrogenase subunit beta, with protein sequence MSEGLVQAAYIIAALLFIMSLAGLSKHETAKAGCWYGIVGMTIALVATIFGPQSEGTLWIIIAMIIGGVIGVQRALKVEMTEMPELVAILHSFVGLAAVLVGFNSYGLTHETDPVLMNIHNVEVFLGIFIGAVTFTGSIVAFGKLSGKINSKALMLPHRHKLNLAALVVSAFLMVAFLNNPDNIFPVLLMTAIALAFGWHLVASIGGADMPVVVSMLNSYSGWAAAAAGFMLSNDLLIVTGALVGSSGAILSYIMCKAMNRSFISVIAGGFGNDVQVSSDEEQGEHRETTAEEVAELLKNASSVIITPGYGMAVAQAQYPVAEITAKLRERGINVRFGIHPVAGRLPGHMNVLLAEAKVPYDIVLEMDEINDDFADTDVVLVIGANDTVNPAAMEDPKSPIAGMPVLEVWKAQNVIVFKRSMAVGYAGVQNPLFFKENTQMLFGDAKERVDDILTALNK encoded by the coding sequence ATGTCTGAAGGTTTAGTACAAGCAGCCTATATTATCGCTGCATTACTTTTCATTATGAGCTTAGCCGGTCTTTCTAAACATGAAACGGCAAAAGCCGGTTGTTGGTATGGTATTGTCGGTATGACAATTGCCCTTGTCGCAACCATTTTCGGCCCGCAATCTGAAGGCACATTATGGATCATCATTGCGATGATTATCGGTGGCGTGATTGGTGTTCAACGTGCATTAAAAGTTGAAATGACTGAAATGCCTGAACTTGTTGCGATCCTTCACAGCTTTGTAGGTTTAGCAGCAGTGCTCGTAGGCTTTAACAGTTACGGCTTAACACACGAAACAGATCCTGTGTTAATGAATATCCATAACGTTGAAGTATTCTTAGGGATCTTCATCGGTGCGGTAACATTCACGGGTTCTATCGTAGCATTCGGTAAATTAAGCGGCAAAATCAATTCAAAAGCATTAATGTTGCCACATCGCCATAAATTAAATTTAGCGGCATTAGTGGTTTCTGCTTTCTTGATGGTGGCATTCTTAAACAACCCAGATAATATCTTCCCAGTGTTACTCATGACCGCGATTGCCCTTGCATTCGGCTGGCACTTAGTGGCATCTATCGGTGGTGCGGATATGCCGGTTGTTGTTTCAATGCTTAACTCTTATTCTGGTTGGGCGGCTGCTGCAGCGGGTTTCATGTTAAGCAATGACTTGCTTATCGTTACCGGTGCATTAGTGGGTTCTTCTGGTGCGATTCTTTCTTACATTATGTGTAAAGCGATGAACCGCTCATTTATCAGCGTTATTGCGGGTGGTTTTGGTAATGATGTTCAAGTGTCTTCTGATGAAGAACAAGGTGAACACCGTGAAACAACTGCAGAAGAAGTGGCTGAATTACTTAAAAATGCAAGCTCTGTAATCATCACTCCAGGATATGGTATGGCGGTAGCACAAGCGCAATATCCAGTGGCTGAAATTACAGCGAAATTGCGTGAGCGTGGCATTAACGTGCGTTTTGGTATTCACCCTGTTGCAGGTCGTTTACCAGGTCATATGAATGTACTTTTAGCGGAAGCGAAAGTGCCTTATGACATCGTGCTTGAAATGGATGAAATCAATGATGATTTCGCAGATACCGATGTGGTATTGGTTATCGGTGCAAACGACACCGTAAACCCTGCTGCAATGGAAGATCCAAAAAGCCCAATCGCAGGTATGCCAGTGTTAGAAGTATGGAAAGCACAAAACGTTATCGTATTCAAACGTTCTATGGCGGTGGGATACGCAGGCGTTCAAAACCCATTATTCTTCAAAGAAAACACTCAAATGCTCTTTGGTGATGCAAAAGAACGTGTTGATGACATTCTTACTGCATTAAACAAATAA
- a CDS encoding YraN family protein, with protein MFSLKRQQGAGFEHQARLFLESKGLKFIAANQHFKCGELDLVMQDGQTIVFVEVRQRSSSAFGSAVESVDWQKQQKWLNAANLWLAKRNLSLEDADCRFDLIAFGKTASDIQWIPNFLD; from the coding sequence ATGTTTTCATTAAAACGTCAACAAGGGGCGGGCTTTGAACATCAAGCCCGCCTTTTCTTAGAGTCTAAAGGTCTCAAATTCATCGCGGCGAATCAACATTTCAAATGCGGTGAATTAGATCTCGTTATGCAAGACGGACAAACTATTGTGTTTGTTGAAGTTCGTCAACGCTCCAGCTCAGCATTTGGATCCGCCGTTGAAAGTGTGGATTGGCAAAAGCAACAAAAATGGCTGAATGCCGCAAATTTATGGCTTGCTAAACGCAACCTAAGCCTCGAAGATGCAGATTGTCGTTTTGATCTTATCGCCTTTGGAAAAACCGCCAGTGATATCCAATGGATTCCTAATTTTCTCGATTAA
- the dolP gene encoding division/outer membrane stress-associated lipid-binding lipoprotein, with amino-acid sequence MKLTPLKKLAFVLGASIMLQGCVAAVLGGAAAGAKIATDPRTMGTQVDDETLEVKVENALDKDAQIKSEGRVHAVSYSGRVLLIGQLPNESVKETATSLAKGVEGVSDVYNELRVGNKINFGQITKDSWITTQIKSKLFVGDNVKATDVKVITENGEVFLLGNVTQSQGNSAAEIASKVSGVQKVVKVFKYLN; translated from the coding sequence ATGAAATTAACCCCATTAAAAAAATTAGCTTTCGTGCTCGGGGCATCCATTATGTTACAAGGCTGTGTGGCTGCTGTACTAGGTGGCGCCGCTGCGGGAGCAAAAATTGCAACAGATCCTCGCACAATGGGGACGCAAGTCGATGATGAAACATTAGAAGTAAAAGTCGAAAATGCATTAGATAAAGATGCACAGATTAAATCTGAAGGTCGTGTACATGCCGTTTCCTATAGTGGTCGCGTATTATTAATTGGTCAACTTCCGAATGAAAGTGTAAAAGAAACTGCAACCAGCCTTGCAAAAGGCGTAGAAGGTGTAAGTGATGTTTATAACGAATTACGCGTAGGCAATAAAATTAACTTTGGTCAAATTACCAAAGACAGCTGGATTACCACACAAATTAAATCGAAGCTTTTTGTTGGTGACAATGTAAAAGCAACGGATGTAAAAGTGATCACTGAAAATGGTGAAGTATTCTTACTTGGAAACGTTACTCAATCACAAGGTAACTCAGCCGCAGAAATTGCAAGTAAAGTTTCTGGTGTTCAAAAAGTCGTCAAAGTATTTAAATACTTGAATTAA
- a CDS encoding penicillin-binding protein activator, whose translation MSILLQGGRFKKRLMPILLSVALAGCSNLFGSSFTQTLQRDANASSEFYMNKLGQTQDKEDQQTYKLLAARVLISENKVPQAEELLTELVDLNEAQQLDRTLIEAHIAAAKGNNDVAEGKLRALDLTKLSPSQKSRYYETFAQTAENRKDVIEAVKARIKMDESLTDMQRRKDNVDKTWSLLRSANTAVINNASDEGSVALGGWLTLIKAYNDNIRQPVQLSQALQSWKSAYPNHVAATFFPKELESLLNFQQTNLAQIGLVLPLSGDGQILGTTIQSGFNDAKGDSTIPVQVFDSSTTPINDIIAQAKASGIKALVGPLLKQNVDAIIANPSAVQGMDVLTLNATANTQAIKQVCYYGLSPEDEAESAANKMWKDGIRNPIVAMPQNDLGQRVGNAFNVRWQRLAGTDANIRYYNLPADITYFFQGAPQDTSALYVISSPDELAEIKGYLDTSNPNVRIYASSRSNAASNTPEYYAKMNGVQFSDIPFFKQNDSSQYQKVAGSTGGEFQLMRLYAMGADAWLLINHFNELRQVPGYTLSGLTGQLSADSNCDVDRDMTWYQVQDGNVVAVAN comes from the coding sequence ATGTCTATTCTATTACAAGGTGGTCGTTTTAAAAAACGTTTAATGCCGATTTTATTGTCTGTTGCGTTAGCAGGTTGTTCTAACTTATTTGGCAGCAGCTTTACCCAAACATTACAGCGTGATGCCAATGCGAGCTCTGAATTTTATATGAACAAATTAGGGCAAACACAGGATAAAGAAGATCAACAAACTTACAAACTCTTAGCGGCGCGTGTATTAATTTCTGAAAATAAAGTACCCCAAGCGGAAGAGCTATTAACGGAGTTAGTTGACTTAAACGAAGCACAACAATTAGATCGTACGTTAATTGAAGCCCACATCGCCGCAGCAAAAGGCAATAATGATGTTGCTGAAGGTAAATTGCGTGCACTCGATCTGACTAAATTAAGTCCATCACAAAAATCTCGTTATTACGAAACCTTTGCTCAAACAGCAGAAAATCGTAAAGATGTGATTGAAGCGGTGAAAGCGCGTATTAAAATGGATGAGAGCTTAACAGACATGCAACGTCGTAAAGATAATGTTGATAAAACGTGGTCGTTACTCCGTTCTGCGAATACTGCTGTCATCAATAATGCCTCTGATGAAGGTAGCGTGGCATTAGGCGGTTGGCTCACCCTAATTAAAGCTTATAATGACAACATCCGTCAGCCGGTACAATTAAGCCAAGCATTACAAAGCTGGAAATCAGCTTATCCAAATCACGTTGCGGCAACCTTTTTCCCTAAAGAGCTAGAAAGCTTGTTGAATTTCCAACAAACGAATTTAGCTCAAATTGGTTTAGTTTTACCTTTAAGCGGCGATGGCCAAATCTTAGGTACAACGATTCAATCAGGTTTCAATGATGCAAAAGGTGACTCAACCATTCCAGTACAAGTGTTTGACTCATCGACCACCCCGATTAATGACATTATTGCACAGGCAAAAGCATCGGGTATTAAAGCGTTAGTAGGTCCATTACTTAAACAAAACGTCGATGCCATCATTGCGAATCCAAGTGCAGTACAAGGCATGGACGTGCTCACATTAAACGCAACAGCAAATACTCAAGCAATTAAACAAGTCTGTTATTACGGTTTATCTCCAGAAGATGAAGCAGAGTCTGCGGCGAACAAAATGTGGAAAGATGGTATTCGCAATCCAATCGTTGCAATGCCGCAAAATGATTTAGGACAACGTGTTGGTAATGCGTTCAACGTACGTTGGCAACGTTTAGCGGGTACAGATGCGAATATTCGCTACTATAACTTACCGGCTGATATTACCTACTTCTTCCAAGGTGCACCACAAGATACAAGTGCGCTTTATGTCATCTCTTCACCAGATGAATTGGCTGAAATCAAAGGTTATTTAGATACCAGCAATCCGAATGTCCGTATTTATGCAAGCTCTCGTTCTAACGCAGCAAGCAATACACCAGAATACTATGCGAAAATGAATGGCGTCCAATTTAGTGATATTCCATTCTTTAAACAAAACGATTCTTCACAATATCAAAAAGTGGCAGGCTCAACCGGTGGTGAATTCCAATTAATGCGTTTATATGCAATGGGTGCTGATGCTTGGTTGCTCATCAACCACTTTAATGAATTACGCCAAGTACCAGGTTACACCTTAAGCGGTTTAACCGGTCAGCTTAGCGCGGATTCAAACTGTGATGTGGATCGCGATATGACATGGTATCAAGTACAAGATGGTAACGTGGTAGCGGTTGCGAACTAA
- the tldD gene encoding metalloprotease TldD — MLKQVSDTLLVPSNLSHQSLLNIFDVMSHRHIDYADLYFQLSQDESWVLEDSIIKEGGFHIDRGVGVRAVSGEKTGFAYSDQINLASLQQCAEAVKGIAQIKEGNLISPQAFNAVNAVQRYAAINPLESLSKEKKIELLHLVDRTARAEDPRVTRVSAALSSIYEEVLVVATDGTLAADIRPLVRLSISVLVEEDGKRERGSCGSGGRFGLDWFFEVVNGDIRAVNFAKEAVRQALVNLSAVAAPAGLMPVVLGAGWPGVLLHEAVGHGLEGDFNRKESSLFTGKIGELVTSPLCTIVDDGTLQNRRGSLTIDDEGVPSQCNVLIKDGILQGYMQDKLNARLMGVKPTGNGRRESYAHLPMPRMTNTYMLAGQSKFDDLIASVDRGIYAPHFGGGQVDITSGKFVFSTSEAYLIEKGKITKPVKGATLIGSGIDVMQKVSMVADKTDLDLGIGVCGKDGQSVPVGVGQPALKIDEITVGGTN, encoded by the coding sequence ATGTTAAAACAGGTTTCAGATACCTTACTTGTACCAAGCAATTTATCTCATCAATCATTGCTTAATATTTTTGATGTGATGTCACATCGTCATATTGATTATGCAGATCTTTATTTTCAATTAAGCCAAGATGAAAGCTGGGTATTAGAAGATAGTATTATTAAAGAAGGTGGCTTTCATATTGATCGCGGTGTTGGTGTACGCGCAGTTTCTGGCGAGAAAACAGGCTTTGCGTATTCTGACCAAATCAATTTAGCGTCATTACAACAATGTGCCGAGGCCGTAAAAGGTATCGCACAAATTAAAGAAGGCAATTTAATTTCGCCTCAAGCATTTAATGCGGTGAATGCAGTTCAGCGTTATGCGGCGATTAATCCGTTAGAAAGTTTAAGCAAAGAGAAAAAGATCGAGTTATTGCACCTCGTGGATCGCACGGCTCGAGCTGAAGATCCTCGTGTCACTCGTGTCTCAGCTGCATTAAGTTCAATTTATGAAGAAGTATTAGTGGTCGCAACAGATGGTACACTTGCCGCAGATATTCGCCCGCTTGTGCGTTTATCCATTTCGGTTCTCGTGGAAGAAGATGGTAAACGTGAGCGGGGTAGTTGTGGTTCAGGTGGACGCTTTGGCTTAGATTGGTTCTTTGAAGTAGTAAATGGGGATATTCGTGCCGTTAATTTTGCAAAAGAAGCCGTTCGTCAAGCTCTTGTGAATCTAAGTGCAGTCGCGGCACCAGCAGGATTAATGCCGGTGGTATTGGGAGCCGGCTGGCCCGGTGTGTTGCTTCATGAAGCAGTAGGACACGGTTTAGAAGGGGATTTCAACCGTAAAGAAAGTTCCTTATTTACGGGTAAAATTGGTGAGTTAGTGACGTCGCCATTATGTACGATTGTGGATGACGGTACATTACAAAACCGCCGTGGTTCTTTAACCATTGATGATGAAGGTGTACCAAGTCAGTGTAACGTTTTAATCAAAGATGGAATTTTGCAAGGCTACATGCAAGATAAACTCAATGCACGATTAATGGGCGTGAAACCAACGGGGAATGGCCGTCGTGAATCTTATGCGCATTTACCAATGCCTCGAATGACGAATACCTATATGTTAGCGGGGCAAAGCAAATTTGACGATTTAATTGCTTCTGTGGATCGCGGTATTTATGCACCGCACTTTGGTGGTGGGCAAGTGGATATTACCTCAGGTAAATTTGTGTTCTCAACTTCTGAAGCTTATCTCATTGAAAAAGGTAAAATCACGAAACCCGTTAAAGGTGCAACGTTGATTGGTAGCGGTATCGATGTGATGCAAAAAGTTTCCATGGTCGCAGATAAAACCGATTTAGATCTTGGTATTGGTGTATGCGGCAAAGATGGCCAAAGCGTACCGGTCGGCGTTGGTCAGCCAGCCTTGAAAATTGATGAAATCACCGTTGGTGGTACAAATTAA
- the pntA gene encoding Re/Si-specific NAD(P)(+) transhydrogenase subunit alpha, with amino-acid sequence MLIGVPRELLESENRVAATPKTVQQILKLGFDVIVEHDAGFKASFEDQAFIDAGAKIGSSSEVWHSDVIFKVNPPTDAEIDQMKEGATLVSFIWRAQNPDLMKKLTSKKINVLAMDSVPRISRAQALDALSSMANISGYRAVIEAAHEFGSFFTGQITAAGKVPPAKVLVIGAGVAGLAAIGAANSLGAIVRAFDSRPEVKEQVQSMGASFLEIDFKEEGGSGDGYAKVMSEEFNRRAMELYAEQAKEVDIIITTAAIPGKPAPRLITKEMVDSMKPGSVVVDLAAATGGNCAYTEAGKVVTTENQVKIIGYTDFPSRLPTQSSQLYGTNLVNLLKLLCKEKDGKINIDFEDVVLRGVTVVRDGEEIPPAQIQVSAQPKQEAKAAQSAVKKEEEKPADPRIKYGVMAGVGVLFLWLASVAPAAFLSHFTVFVLACVVGYYVVWNVSHALHTPLMAVTNAISGIIIVGALLQIRQPTGNFFIDALAFVAILVASINIFGGFRVTQRMLAMFRKG; translated from the coding sequence ATGTTAATTGGTGTACCTAGAGAACTGCTTGAGAGCGAAAATCGTGTGGCGGCAACGCCAAAAACGGTTCAGCAGATCTTAAAACTGGGCTTTGACGTCATCGTAGAACATGATGCGGGATTCAAAGCAAGTTTTGAAGACCAAGCATTTATCGACGCCGGCGCAAAAATTGGCTCAAGTTCAGAAGTGTGGCATTCGGATGTGATTTTTAAAGTGAATCCACCAACGGATGCAGAAATTGATCAAATGAAGGAAGGTGCAACACTTGTGAGCTTCATTTGGCGCGCACAAAATCCGGATTTAATGAAAAAACTCACGTCGAAAAAAATTAATGTATTAGCGATGGATTCTGTGCCACGTATTTCCCGTGCGCAAGCGCTTGATGCATTAAGCTCTATGGCGAATATTTCTGGTTATCGTGCGGTGATTGAAGCAGCTCATGAATTTGGTAGTTTCTTCACCGGACAAATTACTGCAGCAGGTAAAGTACCACCGGCAAAAGTGTTAGTGATTGGTGCTGGTGTAGCGGGTCTAGCCGCGATTGGTGCTGCGAATAGTCTTGGTGCGATTGTTCGTGCTTTTGACTCTCGTCCAGAAGTAAAAGAACAAGTACAAAGTATGGGCGCGTCTTTCTTAGAAATTGATTTCAAAGAAGAAGGCGGTAGCGGCGATGGTTACGCGAAAGTAATGTCAGAAGAATTTAACCGTCGAGCGATGGAGCTTTATGCGGAACAAGCCAAAGAAGTGGATATCATTATTACTACCGCGGCGATTCCAGGTAAACCAGCCCCTCGTTTGATCACGAAAGAAATGGTTGATTCCATGAAACCAGGTTCTGTGGTGGTGGACTTAGCGGCAGCAACAGGTGGTAACTGTGCTTACACTGAAGCAGGTAAAGTTGTCACCACTGAAAACCAAGTGAAAATCATTGGTTATACCGATTTCCCAAGTCGTTTACCAACACAATCTTCCCAACTTTACGGTACAAACTTAGTTAATTTATTAAAACTACTTTGTAAAGAAAAAGACGGTAAGATCAATATCGATTTTGAAGATGTGGTGTTACGCGGAGTGACCGTAGTACGTGATGGGGAAGAAATTCCACCAGCACAAATCCAAGTGTCAGCACAGCCAAAACAAGAAGCGAAAGCGGCACAAAGTGCGGTTAAAAAAGAGGAAGAAAAACCAGCAGATCCTCGCATCAAATACGGTGTGATGGCGGGTGTAGGTGTGTTATTCCTCTGGCTTGCATCTGTGGCGCCAGCAGCATTCCTTTCTCACTTCACCGTATTCGTATTGGCTTGTGTAGTTGGTTACTACGTGGTTTGGAACGTCAGCCACGCTTTACACACCCCACTTATGGCGGTAACCAATGCGATTTCAGGTATCATCATTGTGGGTGCATTACTGCAAATTAGACAGCCAACAGGCAACTTCTTTATTGATGCATTAGCCTTTGTGGCAATCTTGGTGGCAAGCATCAACATCTTTGGTGGTTTCCGTGTAACTCAACGTATGTTGGCGATGTTTAGAAAAGGTTAA
- a CDS encoding D-sedoheptulose-7-phosphate isomerase, whose protein sequence is MLQKVKDIYSESIQIQISASSLLSENIATATQMVMQCLLSGHKVIACGVARSYANAQFLVSNLLNRYDFERPSLPSVNLNLESAVGSSLVFDQPIDQLYQHQFNAIAKPGDLLIAFAPLGTEKAVLNTIANAVNKEIQVIALTGANNDAIQGVLAEADLEISIPATKETRILENHLFVINALCELVDSTLFPRA, encoded by the coding sequence ATGTTACAAAAAGTTAAAGATATTTATAGCGAAAGTATTCAGATTCAAATCTCTGCTTCAAGTTTATTATCAGAAAATATTGCCACTGCCACACAAATGGTGATGCAATGTTTGTTAAGTGGTCATAAAGTGATTGCCTGTGGCGTCGCTCGCTCTTACGCGAATGCCCAATTTTTAGTATCAAACTTGCTTAATCGTTACGATTTTGAGCGCCCTAGTCTACCATCCGTAAATCTTAACCTTGAAAGTGCGGTCGGTTCTTCACTGGTTTTTGATCAACCTATCGATCAACTGTATCAACATCAATTTAACGCTATCGCAAAACCTGGCGATTTATTGATAGCCTTTGCGCCTCTTGGAACAGAAAAAGCAGTGCTAAATACGATTGCTAATGCCGTCAACAAAGAAATTCAGGTCATTGCCTTAACCGGTGCAAACAATGATGCGATTCAAGGTGTGTTAGCTGAAGCGGATCTAGAAATCTCTATTCCTGCCACCAAAGAAACGCGTATCTTAGAAAATCATTTATTCGTCATTAATGCACTTTGTGAGCTTGTTGATAGCACACTTTTCCCAAGAGCTTGA
- the yedE gene encoding selenium metabolism membrane protein YedE/FdhT, whose translation MKEVLQQFKQNYLIKYWNPVAAVIAAGLISAYYFGVTGTYWAVTGEFTRWGGHALQALGVDVSDWSYYKIIGMQGTIFTRIDGVMILGMFAGCISAALWANNVKWRNQPHKRRIVQALIGGALAGFGARLAMGCNLASLFTGIPQFSVHAWFFTIATAVGTYAGVKVTLLPIFRVKLELKKGAAKLQETDPKQANRRFWIGMVVFFAYLIASLYVMTNSIKLGFAMLCGLAFGLLIERAQICFTSAFRDLWVTGRAYMAKAIIFGIIVGTLGVFSYIQLGVPAKIMWAGPNAIIGGLLFGFGIVLAGGCETGWMYRSMEGQVHFMWVGVGNVVGSTYLAYAWDDLAPVLALDYEKLNLLKSFGPVGGLLVNYGLLILCLIAVVWWERHFLKKAKAKIAAANPQTCGC comes from the coding sequence ATGAAAGAGGTTTTGCAACAATTTAAACAAAATTATCTGATTAAATACTGGAATCCTGTCGCGGCAGTTATTGCTGCGGGGCTTATTTCAGCTTATTACTTTGGGGTAACTGGCACTTATTGGGCGGTTACGGGGGAATTTACCCGTTGGGGCGGTCATGCTTTGCAAGCGCTAGGTGTCGATGTGTCCGACTGGAGCTACTATAAAATTATCGGCATGCAAGGCACGATTTTTACTCGTATTGATGGCGTGATGATTTTAGGTATGTTCGCGGGATGTATTTCGGCTGCACTTTGGGCAAACAACGTAAAATGGCGTAATCAACCGCACAAACGTCGTATTGTTCAAGCCCTCATTGGTGGTGCATTAGCCGGTTTCGGTGCACGTTTAGCAATGGGCTGTAACCTCGCTTCTCTCTTCACCGGTATTCCACAATTTTCGGTTCACGCTTGGTTCTTCACTATTGCCACTGCTGTAGGTACTTACGCAGGCGTAAAAGTCACCTTACTTCCGATATTCCGCGTGAAATTAGAATTGAAAAAAGGCGCAGCAAAATTACAAGAAACGGATCCGAAACAAGCAAATCGTCGTTTTTGGATTGGTATGGTCGTCTTTTTTGCTTACCTAATCGCTTCACTTTATGTGATGACAAACTCTATCAAACTTGGCTTTGCGATGCTTTGTGGTTTAGCTTTCGGTTTATTAATTGAACGAGCTCAAATTTGCTTTACTTCCGCTTTCCGTGATTTATGGGTAACGGGTCGTGCTTATATGGCAAAAGCCATCATCTTCGGTATTATCGTGGGTACGCTTGGCGTATTCAGCTACATTCAATTAGGCGTACCAGCCAAAATCATGTGGGCGGGTCCAAATGCAATTATCGGTGGTTTATTATTTGGTTTCGGTATTGTGTTAGCTGGCGGGTGTGAAACCGGCTGGATGTACCGCTCAATGGAAGGTCAAGTTCACTTTATGTGGGTAGGCGTGGGTAATGTTGTTGGTTCAACCTATTTAGCCTACGCATGGGACGATCTTGCGCCTGTACTTGCGTTAGATTACGAAAAACTTAACTTATTGAAATCCTTTGGCCCAGTTGGCGGTTTATTAGTGAATTACGGCTTACTTATTCTCTGCTTAATCGCTGTTGTTTGGTGGGAACGCCACTTCTTGAAAAAAGCCAAAGCAAAAATTGCGGCAGCAAATCCACAAACTTGTGGTTGCTAA
- the yedF gene encoding sulfurtransferase-like selenium metabolism protein YedF produces the protein MAFTVVQKLDKDPKDITPDYTLDTLGEPCPYPAIVMLETMPQLQKGEILELLSDCAQSINNIPVDTKNHGYTLLSVEQDGTKLRYLIQR, from the coding sequence ATGGCATTTACCGTTGTTCAAAAATTAGATAAAGATCCAAAAGACATCACCCCAGATTACACGTTAGATACGCTAGGTGAACCTTGCCCGTATCCAGCAATCGTGATGCTCGAAACCATGCCACAATTACAAAAAGGCGAAATTTTAGAGCTATTAAGTGACTGCGCTCAATCTATCAACAACATTCCTGTTGATACTAAAAACCACGGTTACACACTATTAAGCGTAGAACAAGATGGCACCAAATTACGCTATTTGATTCAACGTTAA
- the rsmI gene encoding 16S rRNA (cytidine(1402)-2'-O)-methyltransferase gives MNDLTGILYIVATPIGNLQDITQRALETFSHVDLIAAEDTRHSGLLLSHYGIKKPFFALHDHNEQEKAHLLVEKLKQGTNIALISDAGTPLISDPGFHLVRQCREAGIKVVPLPGACAAITALCASGIASDRFCFEGFLPAKTKARKDKLENVAEEDRTLIFYESTHRILDTLADMQDVLGGDRYVVLAREITKTWETIAGDKLSDLRQWLSEDPNRTKGEMVLIVEGKPKSEDSDEFAPQAIKALTLIAKELPLKKAAAIVAELYGYKKNALYQFGLDNLN, from the coding sequence ATGAATGATTTAACCGGAATTTTATATATTGTCGCTACGCCAATCGGGAATTTACAAGATATTACACAACGTGCTTTAGAGACCTTTTCGCATGTAGATTTAATTGCTGCGGAAGACACGCGCCACAGTGGTTTATTGCTCAGTCATTATGGCATTAAAAAGCCTTTTTTCGCCTTACATGATCACAATGAACAAGAAAAAGCCCATTTATTGGTAGAAAAGCTAAAACAAGGCACCAATATTGCTTTAATTTCAGATGCGGGAACCCCTTTAATTAGCGATCCAGGTTTTCATTTAGTGCGTCAATGTCGTGAGGCAGGTATTAAAGTAGTGCCATTACCCGGTGCTTGTGCGGCAATTACGGCATTATGTGCATCGGGCATCGCCTCTGATCGTTTTTGCTTTGAAGGGTTTTTACCTGCGAAAACCAAGGCTCGTAAGGATAAGTTAGAAAACGTTGCGGAAGAAGACCGCACTTTAATCTTCTATGAATCAACTCACCGCATTTTAGATACCCTTGCTGATATGCAAGATGTATTAGGGGGTGATCGTTATGTCGTACTTGCACGTGAAATTACAAAAACATGGGAAACGATTGCAGGAGATAAATTAAGTGATCTTCGTCAATGGTTGAGTGAAGATCCGAATCGCACGAAAGGTGAGATGGTGTTAATCGTGGAAGGTAAACCAAAATCAGAAGATAGTGACGAATTTGCACCACAAGCAATTAAAGCGCTCACCTTGATTGCCAAAGAATTGCCTTTAAAAAAAGCCGCGGCGATTGTGGCAGAACTTTATGGTTATAAGAAAAATGCCTTATACCAATTTGGATTGGATAATTTAAACTAA